The genomic interval ATCACCCGCGCGCCCACCACCGTGCCGGCGTAACACACCACGTTCGGGTACAGGGTCGCGTCGTCGCCCAGCGACACGCCCTCGCCCACCACCGCGCCGGCCATCAGCTCCACCCGGTCCCCGAGGCGCGCTCCGGCGCCGACCACCACCCGCGGGCCGATGGCCACCTCGCGCCCGAGCACCGCCCCGGCGGCGATGATCGCCGTGGGATGCACCGCCGCCGTCCGGGCCGGCGCCGGGTAGATCGCCCGCACCACCGCCAGCACGGCGCGGTGCGGGTCGTCCACCACGATCCGGGTCGCGGGGCCCGGCTCGGCGCCGCGGTGCTCCCTGGTCAGGAGCACCGCGCCGGCGCGCGAGGCGTGAAAGTACGGGAGGTACCGGCCCGCAGCAAGAAACGTCAGGTCGCCGGGACCGGCGCGATCGAGGGGCGCTACCGCCGTGAGCCGCGCGGCGCCGTCCCCGACCAGCGCGCCGCCCACCAGCGCGGCGATCTCCGCTGCCGTCAGGCCGTCACTCACGCTCCGGCCCCCGCCCCGGGGCCTACGGCCGCGGCGGGCGCGTGCCGCGCGGCGGGCGCGCCGCCGGGCGCTGGGCCGCGCTGTCTGCCGGCTGTGCCGGCAGCGGCGGCGTGGCCGAGGGCTGCACCGCCGGCGCCGGCTGCCCGCCCCCGGCCTGCAGCCGCTGGATCACCAGCTGGGACAGGTCCAGCGAGCGGTCCGCGGAGATCAGCGATCCCCCCTGGGCCGCCGCGTCGAAGATCATCGCGTAGTTGCCCTCGGCGCGGATCCCCTCGATCACCGCCTGCACTCGCTGCATGATCGGCGCCATCAGCTGCTGCTCGCGCACCGACGCGCTGTCGCGCAGGCTCTGCACCTGCTGCTGGGTCCGCTGCTGCAGCTGCGACAGCTCGGTCTGGCGCTGCTGCTTGGCCGACGGGCTCAGGACCAGCGAGGTGCGGTTGAACTCGCTCACGGCCGAGTCGAACTGCGACTGCAGCACGTTCACCTGCTGCTGCATCACCGCCAGCTCGCGCTGGAACGTGGACTCCGCCTCGGCGCGGCCGGGCGTGTTCTGCAGGATCACGTTGGAGTTGATGTACGCCAGCTTGGGGGGTGCGCCCTGCCCCCGCGCCGGCATCGCGAACCCAATCAGCAGGAAGGCGGCCCAGGCCGCCCCGCTCACGCGTACCATGTCGTTGCTCCTCGCTGCCTGCATGAACCTGCGCCCGATCACTGGAAGAAGTTGCCGATCTTGAAGTGCAGTTTCCACCCCGGGGCCGGCTGCCCGGCGGTGTTGACCTTGTCGAACCCGTAGCCGAGGTCCAGGCCCAGCGGGCCGAGCGGCGTCACGAGCGCCACACCGAAGCCCGCGCCGCGGAACAGCCGGGTCGGGTTGAAGTCGGACGGCGCCGCCCAGACGTTGCCCATGTCGTAGAAGAACGACGCGTAGATGGACTGGCTGAAACGCAGGCCGAACTCCGCGGTGCTCTCGAAGTACGAGCGGCCGAACGCGCTGCGCGGCACGCCGCCCGTGGAGGCCGTGGGGTTGAAGCCCTGCGGCGTGATGGAGAACTCGTCGTAGCCGCGGAGCGGGATGCCGTACTGGGTGCCGCCCATCGTGTACATCTGGTCGAAGAACGGGCCCGCGTTGCCGAACACGAACCCGGCCTTGGAGGAGAGGGCCAGCACCAGGTGCACCCCGCCGCCCGCGGGGCCCGAGCCCCCGATCGTGCCGGCGGGCGCGTACCAGTGCCCTTCCAGGTCCAGCTTCTCGAAGGTGGCCGAGCCGCCGAGCGGCCCGCCGTTCAGCGCCAGGCTCACCGTGTGCGAGGTGCCGCCGGTGGGGAACGGCATGTCGATCCGCGTGTCGCGCGCGAAGGTCAGCCCCAGGGTCGAGCGCATGCAGCTCACGCAGCGGAGCGAGCCGGCCAGCAGCGCCGAGTTGCCCGAGTACGACTCGAAGTCGATCGCGTACGACGGGAACAACCGGCTGTAGCGGCTGTGCGCCACCGGCAGGCCGAACTGGAGCGAGGCCCCGCGCGAGGTGATCTGGCCGAGGTCCGAAATGGTGTAGCGGGTCCGCGTGTCGTGCACGTCGAATGTGCCCGAGATCAGGCTGCCGCCCAGCGACGGATCCGTGTAGCTGAGGTCGAGCTGGTTGATGTTGGCCCCGAACTGCCACTGGATGTGGCCCTTCTTGCCCTCGCCGAACAGGTTCGGCTCGTCGAGGCCGAGAAAGCCGCCCAGCCCCGTGCCCTGCCCCATCGACGCGCCGAAGTTGACGTTTCCGGTGCGCTTCTCCTGGACCTTGAAGATGAGGTCGATGTCGCCCTGGTCGTTGGCGGTGCGCGTGTCGGGGAACGGCAGCGGCTGCTGGAAGAAGCCGAGGTTGGAGATGGCCTGGTAGGACCGGATCACGCGGTCCTGTGCGAAGACGTCACCGGGCAGGATGGACAGCGCCTCCCGGATCACCCGCTCGTGGGTGACGTCGTTGCCCATGATGTCGATCTTGTTGACGAGCGCCGGCCGCCCCTCGGTGATGTTCCACGTCAGGTTCACGGTCGGCGGCTGGCTGGAGTCGGCGGGCTCGATGCGCTGGATCTGGGGGTCGATCTGCGCGTAGATGTAGCCCTGGTTGTTGTACTGGGTGCGCAGCTTGGTCGTGGCGTCGTCCCAGCGGTTCTGGTCGAACCACGCCGGCCCGCCGCAGTGCTTGAGGACGCAGCTCATCCCGGACGCCTGCCGGCCGAACGGGTTGAGCGTCATCACCTCGTCGGTGGAGAAACGGTGGTTGCCCTGCACCCGGACGGTGCCGACCTCGTAGGGCCGGCCCTCGTCCACCGTCACCACCAGGGTGGCCTTGCCGTTGCCGCGGTCCACCAGCAGGGTGTCGTGCAGCACCCGGAAGTCCACGTAGCCGTGGCTGCCGTAGAAGGCGGGCAGCCGCTGCTCGAGGTCCTCGCGGACGTTCTCCTTGCCATACTCGCCCCGGCGGAACCACCAGAAGCCCTCGGGGCGGGTCTTCATGTGCGCGACGATCTCGGCGGCCGGAAAGGCCCGCGCCCCCTCGACGCGCACCGCCGCGATGGCGATGCGCCGCCCCTCGTCGACGTCGAGCACCACGCGCACGTGGTCGCTGTCTTCGGCGATGACCTGCGGCTTCACGTCGGCGAGGTAATAGCCCTCGGCCTCGTACAGCGAATCGATCCGCTGGCGCGCGCGCTCGAGATTGCCGGGGTTGAGCGGCCGGCCGGCCGGCAGCTCGATGCGGTCCCGCACGCTCCGCTCCGAGACCTGGTCGGCGCCGCGCACGGTCACCCGGGTGAGCAGCGGCCGCTCGGTGACCCGCACCACCAGGATCTCGGCGCTGTCGGGCCCGACGGTCCGCAGCACGCTCACCGAGTCGAACTGCTCGGTGGCGAACAGGGCGCGCACCGCCCGCTGCACGTCGCGGAAGCCGATCGGCGTCCGGAGCGGGATGGCGGCGCTGGCGATGATGGTCGCGCGGCTGATGCGGTGGTTGCCCTCGACCGCGACGGAGTCCACGCGTCCGGCGAGGGCGGCGGCCTCCTGGGCGGCCGCGGGGCGCGGGCGCCCGGCCAGCGCGGCGCCGGCCGCCACCACGGCCAGAGCGAGCGCGGCACGCATCGGCGGCCGGGCGCTACGCCTTCGAGCTCGACAGCGCGCGGAACTGCAGGCGGTCGCCGTCCGGCGCGGTATCGACCTCGATCTCGTCGCCGTGCGAGAACTCGCCCAGCAGGATCTTCTCCGACAGCGGGTCCTCGATGTACCGCTGGATCGCGCGCTTGAGGGGCCGGGCGCCGAAGTGCTCGTCGTAGCCCTGCTTGACCAGGAAGTCCGTGGCCGGCTCGGTGAGCCGGATCGTCAGCTCCTCGTCCGCGAGCCGGGTCATCAGCTCCTTGAGGACGATGCCCACGATCTGGGTGATGTGCTCCCGGGTCAGCGGGTGGAACACGATCACGTCGTCCAGCCGGTTCAGGAACTCCGGATTGAACGTCTTGTTGATCTCGTCCTTCACCTTCTCGGCGATCTTCTCGAACGCCGAGCCGGGGGTGGTCTGCACGAAGCCCAGCGTCCCGCCCTTGGTGATGTCGCGGGCCCCCACGTTGGACGTCATGATGACCACGGTGTTCTTGAAGTCGATCACCCGGCCGTAGTTGTCGGTCAGCCGCCCCTCGTCCAGCACCTGGAGCAGGATGTTGAACACGTCCGGGTGCGCCTTCTCGATCTCGTCGAGCAGCACGACCGAGTAGGGCTTGCGCCGCACGGCCTTGGTGAGCGTCCCCGAGTCCTCGTAGCCCACGTACCCGGGCGGCGCGCCGATCAGCCGCGAGACGCTGAACTTCTCCATGTACTCCGACATGTCCACCCGGATCAGGGCCTGCGCGTCGGCGAACAGGAACTTCGCCAGCGAGCGCGCCAGCTCCGTCTTGCCGACGCCCGTGGGGCCGCTGAAGATGAACGAGCCGATCGGCCGCCGCGGGTCCTTGAGACCGGCGCGCGAGCGCCGGATGGCCCGCGAGATGGCCGCGATCGCCTCGTCCTGGCCCACCACCGACTTGTGCAGCTCGTCCTCCATCCGGATGAGCCGCGAGGTCTCCGCCTCCTGGAGCCGGGTGACGGGGATGCCGGTCCACCGCGACACGATGAAGGCGATCTCCTCCTCGCCCACCACCGGACGCTTGGTCTGCCGCTCGCGCTCCCACGCCTCCTGGCGCGCCAGGATCGCCGCCTGCAGCTCGCGCTCCTGGTCCCGCAGCGACGCCGCGCGCTCGAAGTTCTGGTCGCGCACCGCCGCTTCCTTCTCCTTGTTGATGACCTCGAGCTTGGCCTTCAGCTCCGCCACCTCGGGTGGCGGCACCTGCGCGCCGATCCGCGCCCGCGCCCCCGCCTCGTCGATCACGTCGATCGCCTTGTCGGGCAGGAACCGGTCGGTGATGTAGCGCTCCGACAGCCGGGTGGCCGCGTCCAGCGACTCGTCGGGAATCTGGATGCGGTGGTGGTCCTCGTAGCGCTTCCGCAGCCCCTTGAGGATCTCGATGGTCTCCTCCAGGGTCGGCGGCTCCACGATGACCGTCTGGAACCGGCGCTCGAGCGCCCCGTCCTTCTCGATGTACTTGCGGTACTCGTTGAGCGTCGAGGCGCCCACGCACTGCAGCTCGCCGCGGGCCAGGGCGGGCTTGAGCATGTTGGACGCGTCGATCGCGCCTTCGGCCGCGCCCGCGCCCACCAGGGTGTGCAGCTCGTCGATGAACAGCACGATGTTGCGGTTCTGGGCGATCTCGTTCATCACCGCCTTGAGCCGCTCCTCGAACTGCCCGCGGTACTTGGTGCCCGCGATGACCGCCGCCATGTCGAGCGCCAGCACCCGGTGGTCCTTGAGCGCGTCGGGGCAGCTGCCGGACGCGATCAGCTGGGCCAGGCCCTCGACGATCGCCGTCTTGCCCACCCCCGGCTCGCCGATCAGCACCGGATTGTTCTTCTTGCGGCGCGACAGGACCTCCATCACCCGCTCGATTTC from Gemmatimonadales bacterium carries:
- the lpxD gene encoding UDP-3-O-(3-hydroxymyristoyl)glucosamine N-acyltransferase, with amino-acid sequence MSDGLTAAEIAALVGGALVGDGAARLTAVAPLDRAGPGDLTFLAAGRYLPYFHASRAGAVLLTREHRGAEPGPATRIVVDDPHRAVLAVVRAIYPAPARTAAVHPTAIIAAGAVLGREVAIGPRVVVGAGARLGDRVELMAGAVVGEGVSLGDDATLYPNVVCYAGTVVGARVILHAGVVLGSDGFGYVPGRAGHEKIPHVGRCVIGDDVEIGANTTIDRGSVDDTVVGAGTKIDNLVQIGHNCRIGARCLIMAQVGIAGSTHVEDDVILAGQVGLAGHFTVGRGARIAAQSGVMGEVAAGATVFGYPARDRREALKAIAASYRLAPIVDDLEELVKRGKSGQG
- a CDS encoding OmpH family outer membrane protein, whose translation is MVRVSGAAWAAFLLIGFAMPARGQGAPPKLAYINSNVILQNTPGRAEAESTFQRELAVMQQQVNVLQSQFDSAVSEFNRTSLVLSPSAKQQRQTELSQLQQRTQQQVQSLRDSASVREQQLMAPIMQRVQAVIEGIRAEGNYAMIFDAAAQGGSLISADRSLDLSQLVIQRLQAGGGQPAPAVQPSATPPLPAQPADSAAQRPAARPPRGTRPPRP
- the bamA gene encoding outer membrane protein assembly factor BamA, coding for MRAALALAVVAAGAALAGRPRPAAAQEAAALAGRVDSVAVEGNHRISRATIIASAAIPLRTPIGFRDVQRAVRALFATEQFDSVSVLRTVGPDSAEILVVRVTERPLLTRVTVRGADQVSERSVRDRIELPAGRPLNPGNLERARQRIDSLYEAEGYYLADVKPQVIAEDSDHVRVVLDVDEGRRIAIAAVRVEGARAFPAAEIVAHMKTRPEGFWWFRRGEYGKENVREDLEQRLPAFYGSHGYVDFRVLHDTLLVDRGNGKATLVVTVDEGRPYEVGTVRVQGNHRFSTDEVMTLNPFGRQASGMSCVLKHCGGPAWFDQNRWDDATTKLRTQYNNQGYIYAQIDPQIQRIEPADSSQPPTVNLTWNITEGRPALVNKIDIMGNDVTHERVIREALSILPGDVFAQDRVIRSYQAISNLGFFQQPLPFPDTRTANDQGDIDLIFKVQEKRTGNVNFGASMGQGTGLGGFLGLDEPNLFGEGKKGHIQWQFGANINQLDLSYTDPSLGGSLISGTFDVHDTRTRYTISDLGQITSRGASLQFGLPVAHSRYSRLFPSYAIDFESYSGNSALLAGSLRCVSCMRSTLGLTFARDTRIDMPFPTGGTSHTVSLALNGGPLGGSATFEKLDLEGHWYAPAGTIGGSGPAGGGVHLVLALSSKAGFVFGNAGPFFDQMYTMGGTQYGIPLRGYDEFSITPQGFNPTASTGGVPRSAFGRSYFESTAEFGLRFSQSIYASFFYDMGNVWAAPSDFNPTRLFRGAGFGVALVTPLGPLGLDLGYGFDKVNTAGQPAPGWKLHFKIGNFFQ
- a CDS encoding ATP-dependent Clp protease ATP-binding subunit; the protein is MNGYNFTDRVRKVLQMAREEAARLHHEYVGTEHILLGLIREGEGVAAAVLANLQVDLEEVQQKIEDTVKKGKAAAAAGSDLPYTSRAKKVLELAMSEARELNHSYVGTEHLLLGLLREEKGIAAQVLTDAGVNLEQARAEVLRLLGSEMPPQAGAGAAAAPAPQKSEKKSKTPALDHFCRDLTQLAAEGQLDPTIGRHKEIERVMEVLSRRKKNNPVLIGEPGVGKTAIVEGLAQLIASGSCPDALKDHRVLALDMAAVIAGTKYRGQFEERLKAVMNEIAQNRNIVLFIDELHTLVGAGAAEGAIDASNMLKPALARGELQCVGASTLNEYRKYIEKDGALERRFQTVIVEPPTLEETIEILKGLRKRYEDHHRIQIPDESLDAATRLSERYITDRFLPDKAIDVIDEAGARARIGAQVPPPEVAELKAKLEVINKEKEAAVRDQNFERAASLRDQERELQAAILARQEAWERERQTKRPVVGEEEIAFIVSRWTGIPVTRLQEAETSRLIRMEDELHKSVVGQDEAIAAISRAIRRSRAGLKDPRRPIGSFIFSGPTGVGKTELARSLAKFLFADAQALIRVDMSEYMEKFSVSRLIGAPPGYVGYEDSGTLTKAVRRKPYSVVLLDEIEKAHPDVFNILLQVLDEGRLTDNYGRVIDFKNTVVIMTSNVGARDITKGGTLGFVQTTPGSAFEKIAEKVKDEINKTFNPEFLNRLDDVIVFHPLTREHITQIVGIVLKELMTRLADEELTIRLTEPATDFLVKQGYDEHFGARPLKRAIQRYIEDPLSEKILLGEFSHGDEIEVDTAPDGDRLQFRALSSSKA